Genomic DNA from Microbacterium neungamense:
GGCGGCACCGAGGGTCAGGGCTTCGTGCAGCTGATGATGAACCTGCCGCTCGAGCGCCTGTCGATCGGGGTGGCCGGCGCCGCCGCCGCGCAGGCCGCGCTGGACTGGACGGTCGCCTACACCCGCGACCGCGAGGCGTTCGGCGAGCGGATCATCGACTTCCAGAACACCCGGTTCCAGCTCGCCGACGTCGCCACCACGGTCGACGCGCTGTGGGCGTACATCGACCGCGCGCTGATGGCCTACAAGGACGGCAGGCTCTCCGCCGAGGAGGCGGCGAAGGTCAAGTTCTGGGCCACCGAACGCGAATGGGAGGTGCTCGACACCTGCGTGCAGCTGCACGGCGGATACGGCTACATCATGGAGTACCCGATCGCCCGCGCCTTCCTGGACGCCCGGGTGCACCGCATCTACGGCGGCACCAACGAGATCATGCGCGAGATCGTCGGTCGCCAGATCGCGGGCAAGCGCTGAGCACGCGCTGAGCGTCAGGGGAGCTGCCAGGGGAAGGTGAGCGCGAGGATGAGCGCGGATGCCGCGAGCACTGCCGCGATGAACACGACGTCCCGGATCTGGAAGGGCACGAGGTGCCGCTCGGTGCGGGTGGGGTGGGCGCCGAAGGCGCGGGAGTCCATCGACAGGGCGACGCGCTCGGCGTGCCGGATGGCGCTCGCCAGCAGCGGGACGATGTACCCCCAGCCGCGGGCGAGCCGCGCGAACGGTCCGCGTCCGCCGTGGTGGCCGCGCACTCGGTGCGCCGCCCGGATCACCGACAGTTCGTACCGGAACCGCGGCACGAACCGATAGGCGGCCAGAGCCGTATACCCGATCCGGTAGGGCACGTGCAGCTGCTGCACGGCGGCGCGCACCAGATCGGGGCCGGTGGTGCTCAGCCCGCCGATCAGGGCCAGGCCGAGGATCGCAGCCAGCCGCAGCCCGGTGGCCAGTCCCACGGCGAGGGCGCCCTGATGCAGCGTCCACCCGCCGAGCGTCAGCACCGCCGGCGTGTCCGCCACCTGAGCGGGGTCGACCCAGATCGCGAACCCGACCGTCACCACGGCGACGGCGATCGGCATCCCGAGCAGCAGCAGCGCGAGCGCGCGAGCGGTGAGGCGCGCTCCGGTGAGCACGAGCAGGTACGCCAGCAGGAGGAACGCGGTGGGCGCGACGAGGTCGCGCGTGAAGACCAGCAGCACCATGGCCGGCAGCACGGCGCCCACCTTGGCCAGCGGGTTGAGGTGGTGCAGGAAGCGGGATGCCGGAGCGGAGATCTCCGCGTACGGGTCCCGGCCGGCCGCCGCCAGCGGCTGCCGTCCGGTCCCCGCCTCCGAGCCCCGACCGATCCTCGCCTCCGGCGGCGGCGTGCCGGTCATGAGGCGGCTCCGGCGGCGCTGAGCATCCGCAGCACGGGCGGCATTCGCAGTCCGGCGCCGTGCAGCAGGGCCTCGTCGGCGAGCAGCCGCGCCGTCTCGCCGGCGGCGTGCAGCCGGCCGCCGGCGAGGACGACGGCGTGCGTGCTGTACTCGGCGACGAGCTGCAGATCGTGGGTGACGATCACGATCGTGGTGCCGTCGGCGCGCAGTCCGGTCAGCAGCTCGAGCATCTCGGCGGCCCGGGCGCGGTCTTGACCGAACGTCGGCTCGTCCAGCGCCAGCACCTCCGGCTGCGTGATCAGCGCCGTGCCCACGGACAGCCGCCGCTTCTCCCCGCCCGACAGCAGGAACGGATGCACGCCGGCCTTGCCGGCGAGACCGAACCGGTCGAGCATCTGATCCACGCGGGCGTCGATCTCGGCGGCGGGGCGGTGCTGCAGCCGCAGGCCGTGGGCCAGTTCATCGCGCACGGTGTGCGCGATGAACTGGTGCTCCGGGTTCTGGAAGACGAACCCGATCCGCGAGACCAGCCGGCGCGGTGAGGCCGCGCCGACGTCGATCCCGGCCACGCGGACCGTGCCTCGCGGGGGCGGCGCGACGCCGCCCAGCGCCTGGATGAGGGTGGTCTTGCCGGCCCCGTTGACGCCGA
This window encodes:
- a CDS encoding energy-coupling factor transporter transmembrane component T, with protein sequence MAAAGRDPYAEISAPASRFLHHLNPLAKVGAVLPAMVLLVFTRDLVAPTAFLLLAYLLVLTGARLTARALALLLLGMPIAVAVVTVGFAIWVDPAQVADTPAVLTLGGWTLHQGALAVGLATGLRLAAILGLALIGGLSTTGPDLVRAAVQQLHVPYRIGYTALAAYRFVPRFRYELSVIRAAHRVRGHHGGRGPFARLARGWGYIVPLLASAIRHAERVALSMDSRAFGAHPTRTERHLVPFQIRDVVFIAAVLAASALILALTFPWQLP